One Amaranthus tricolor cultivar Red isolate AtriRed21 chromosome 1, ASM2621246v1, whole genome shotgun sequence DNA window includes the following coding sequences:
- the LOC130810324 gene encoding uncharacterized protein LOC130810324: protein MIPSQLAIVRRRKKRQIELLLLLMVVNNVVTLMYLVMCMMGVIVYEIERPRYRKSEKKHLRQKHLDALIKDSDIRCRWLNGTRNMSLEEIVAMFLYTLAHHLKNRTIRSHFFRSGESVNRNFHRCLLAVLKLHTHLLKKPTPITEDCEVDRWKCFKNCLGALDGTHISVHKPSEDRARYRTRKGSIAMNVLGVCNPNLEFIYVQPGWEGSAHDGRVLRDAITRPNGLKVPQGSYYLVDAGYTNCEGFLAPYRGHRYHLKEWGDRQPISAEEYFNMKHSKARNVIERCFGLLKGRWGILRTPSFFPIRTHGRIVQACVLLHNLIRKHMPTDYTMYWDSNSEEGESDDEGLDDEVELITQIATSDAWTTYRNNLAQNMFNNWRLRMNVGQFVQSGRGKNKRSWNKSEEERLINGLLEMSADPSWKADGSFKGGFKNKLEEKLNEKFSGCGLKAIPHIESKIK, encoded by the exons atgatTCCATCTCAATTAGCCATAgtaagaagaaggaagaagagacaAATTGAATTACTACTACTTCTCATGGTTGTTAACAATGTCGTCACACTCATGTACTTGGTGATGTGTATGATGGGTGTAATTGTTTATGAAATCGAACGACCACGTTATAGAAAAAGTGAGAAGAAACACCTTAGACAAAAGCACTTGGATGCACTAATCAAGGATAGTGATATA AGATGTCGGTGGTTAAATGGCACTCGAAATATGTCTTTGGAGGAAATTGTAGCTATGTTCTTGTACACTTTGGCACATCATTTGAAAAATAGGAcaattagaagtcatttctttcgaAGTGGAGAAAGTGTTAATAGAAACTTCCACCGATGTCTTCTTGCCGTGTTAAAACTACATACTCACTTGCTAAAAAAGCCGACACCTATAACAGAAGATTGTGAAGTGGATAGATGGAAATGTTTTAAG aattgtTTAGGAGCCTTAGATGGCACTCATATTAGTGTTCATAAACCAAGTGAGGATAGAGCAAGATATCGGACAAGGAAAGGTTCTATTGCTATGAATGTGTTAGGTGTATGTAACCCTAATTTGGAGTTCATATATGTTCAACCTGGTTGGGAAGGATCCGCTCATGATGGTCGTGTCCTTCGAGATGCTATTACTAGGCCTAATGGTTTAAAAGTGCCACAAG GTTCCTACTATTTGGTAGATGCTGGATACACGAATTGTGAAGGGTTTTTAGCACCATATAGAGGTCATCGATATCACCTTAAAGAGTGGGGGGACCGACAACCAATTAGTGCGGAAGAGTACTTCAACATGAAACATTCTAAGGCAAGGAATGTTATTGAGAGATGTTTTGGACTATTAAAAGGAAGGTGGGGTATTCTTAGGACCCCATCCTTCTTTCCAATACGTACTCATGGGCGTATAGTTCAAGCATGTGTACTATTACACAATCTTATTCGAAAACATATGCCAACAGATTACACAATGTATTGGGATTCCAATAGTGAAGAAggtgaaagtgatgatgagggcCTAGATGATGAAGTTGAGTTGATTACTCAAATAGCTACTTCGGATGCTTGGACTACTTATCGGAATAACTTAGCACAAAATATGTTTAATAATTGGAGACTTAG GATGAATGTTGGTCAATTTGTTCAAAGTGGAAGAGGGAAAAACAAGCGATCATGGAATAAATCTGAGGAAGAGCGTTTGATTAATGGTTTGTTGGAGATGAGTGCTGATCCTTCATGGAAAGCTGATGGGAGTTTCAAAGGTGGTTTCAAGAATAAGTTAGAGGAGAAATTGAATGAGAAGTTTTCCGGGTGTGGGTTGAAAGCTATTCCCCATattgaatcaaaaatcaaatga